The Terriglobia bacterium genomic interval GATCACGCTGCGTCGTGGCATGCGATACCCTCCTAAGGTTTAAGTCCCAAGACGCGAAGTATATATCCCAAGGGAACACTATTGGAAATTTGAAATTGGAGGTCGGAAAGTTGAAATCGGATTTCGAATCTCGAATTTCGAATCTCGAATTTCCAATTTCCCTTTTCCAGTGATACATTCCCGGGCTACCGGAGGCACTAATGCTGAAACGCTCCTTTCTGGTCCTCTCCGTCCTGGGTCTGATGTTTGCCGCCGTAGCGAGCCAGACGGCGCAGACGCCTGCGTTTGTCCCCGTCACCGACGAGATGCTCGCGAACCCCAGTCCCAACGACTGGCTTATGTTCAGCCGCACGTATGATGCGCAGCGCTACAGTCCTCTGAAACAGATCACGAAAGACAATGTCGGGCAGCTGAAGCTGGTGTTTTCCACCGAGATGAAAACCGGAACGCAGGAGAGTATTCCGATCGTGTACCGCGGTGTCATCTATGCGGCGACGCCCGGATCGGCGATTCAGGCGATCGACGGCACCAACGGCAAGCTGCTCTGGGAATACAAACGTCCGACCGGGATGTCGAAGACCAAAGGCATTGCCATCTACCAGGACATGATTTACTACACCGCCCCCGAAGGTGTGATCGTCGCTCTCGACGCGCGGGATGGAAAAGTCCGGTGGGAGCAGAAAATCGGCGAAGCGCAGCAGACTTCCGGCCCGATTGTCGTCGAAGGCAAGGTCATCAGCGGCCGCGCCTGCGCCCGCACGCGTGAGAGTTGTTTCATCGCGGCCAACGACGCGCGCACCGGCGAATCCGTATGGAAGTTCCAGGATATCCCCGCACCCGGCGAGCCCGGCTCTGAATCCTGGGGGCCCGGCGGACCCGCAGACAACGTCATGGCCTCGACCTGGGCCTTGATGGGCTCCTTCGATCCTATCCGCAGAGTCATCTATTGGGGAATTGCCAACCCCATGCCGAACACACGCATGGAGCGCCACAACGGCGATCCTGAAGGCACGGCGAAAACAGCCCCCGCCGATTTGTACAGCAACTCGACCGTTGCTCTCGATCCCGCAACCGGAAAACTGAAATGGTATTACCAGCATCTGCCCGGCGACGATTGGGATCAGGACTACACCAACGAACGAGTTCTGTTCCGGACCCCGGTCAGCCCGGATCCGCAGTATGTGAAATGGATCAACCCGGCAATCAAGAAAGGCGAGCAGCACGACGTCTCCGTCAATGTCGGTGAAGGCGGAGGAATCTGGGCCCTGGACCGCAATTCAGGCGAGTTCCTGTGGTCGAATCCATTTCCGTACGACAACCCGAACTTTCTGATTTCCGGTATCGACGTGAAGACCGGCCGCGTCACCATCAACTACGACCTCGTAATGAAAAAGCCCGGAGATCATCACGTCATCTGCTTCTGGAACACCAAGAGCTATTGGCCGATGTCCTATAACCCCGTCACGAATTCGCTCTATGTTCCGTTCAACGATAACTGTCTCGATATGACAGCAAAGGATGGGACAAAAAACGAACGCCGGGTCGGTTCGATGGGACCGCGAGCGATGGCGGATCCGAGTTTCTTCGGCGGCATCGAAAAAGTGAACATGACGACGGGCCAGATCACCAACCTCTTTCATACGAAAGCTCCAAGCAACGGCGCGACGCTGTCCACTGCCGGCG includes:
- a CDS encoding PQQ-binding-like beta-propeller repeat protein; its protein translation is MLKRSFLVLSVLGLMFAAVASQTAQTPAFVPVTDEMLANPSPNDWLMFSRTYDAQRYSPLKQITKDNVGQLKLVFSTEMKTGTQESIPIVYRGVIYAATPGSAIQAIDGTNGKLLWEYKRPTGMSKTKGIAIYQDMIYYTAPEGVIVALDARDGKVRWEQKIGEAQQTSGPIVVEGKVISGRACARTRESCFIAANDARTGESVWKFQDIPAPGEPGSESWGPGGPADNVMASTWALMGSFDPIRRVIYWGIANPMPNTRMERHNGDPEGTAKTAPADLYSNSTVALDPATGKLKWYYQHLPGDDWDQDYTNERVLFRTPVSPDPQYVKWINPAIKKGEQHDVSVNVGEGGGIWALDRNSGEFLWSNPFPYDNPNFLISGIDVKTGRVTINYDLVMKKPGDHHVICFWNTKSYWPMSYNPVTNSLYVPFNDNCLDMTAKDGTKNERRVGSMGPRAMADPSFFGGIEKVNMTTGQITNLFHTKAPSNGATLSTAGGLVFWGDLDRNFYAFDAETGKMLWQTQIDAPIQNSTITYAVNGKQYIAVLGGLGGLSSGLLRQAGFQPVQKDGLYVFSLP